In a genomic window of Dyadobacter fermentans DSM 18053:
- the dxs gene encoding 1-deoxy-D-xylulose-5-phosphate synthase: MLITPGKLLATINSPEDLRKLDSSQLPQVCNELRQFIIDNVSVYGGHFGASLGVVELSVALHYVFNTPDDQLVWDVGHQAYGHKILTGRRDDFHSNRVYGGLSGFPKRKESIYDAFGVGHSSTSISSALGMAVASALEKNFQRQHIAIIGDGAMTAGLAFEGMNHAGATDSNLLIILNDNCMAIDPNVGALKEYLTDITTSQTYNKFKDEVWNLLGKMSNFGKSAQEIVSKVETAMKTAILRQSNLFESLGLRYFGPIDGNDISHLTEVLKDLKNIPGPKLLHCLTVKGKGYGPAEKDQTKWHAPGVFDKITGEIKKKVYDTPQAPKYQDVFGHTIVELAKANPKIVGITPAMPSGSSLNIMMEAVPERAFDVGIAEQHAVTFSAGMATRGEVVYCNIYSTFMQRAYDQVVHDVCIQELPVIFCLDRAGLVGADGPTHHGLYDIAYMRCIPNMVVASPMNEQELRNMMYTAQLESFQSGKNAFTIRYPRGNGVMPDWKTPFEEIQIGKGRKVRSGSDLAILSLGPLGNFALQACEDLEKQGISASLYDMRFAKPLDEALLHEIFSSYERVITLEDGCVQGGFGSAVVEFMADNGYSSAIKRLGIADTIIEHGEPAELYHECGIDTKGIVSASVEVMQRRSRVASLMH, encoded by the coding sequence ATGCTTATAACGCCAGGAAAATTATTAGCAACAATTAATTCTCCCGAAGATCTCCGAAAACTGGACAGTTCTCAGCTTCCGCAGGTTTGCAACGAGTTAAGGCAATTTATTATAGACAACGTGTCCGTGTACGGCGGGCATTTCGGCGCTAGCCTCGGAGTGGTGGAACTGAGCGTAGCATTGCATTACGTTTTCAATACGCCCGACGATCAGCTTGTGTGGGACGTAGGTCACCAGGCTTACGGGCATAAAATCCTTACAGGTCGCCGCGACGACTTCCATTCCAACCGCGTTTACGGCGGGTTATCCGGTTTTCCCAAAAGAAAAGAGAGCATTTACGATGCATTTGGTGTAGGTCACTCGTCGACATCCATTTCGTCCGCGCTCGGAATGGCGGTGGCATCAGCATTGGAAAAGAACTTCCAGCGCCAGCACATCGCGATCATCGGCGACGGTGCCATGACGGCCGGTTTGGCCTTCGAAGGCATGAACCACGCCGGCGCCACGGACTCCAATTTGCTGATCATCCTCAATGATAACTGCATGGCCATCGACCCGAACGTCGGTGCGCTGAAAGAATACCTGACCGACATCACGACTTCGCAGACTTATAACAAGTTCAAAGACGAAGTCTGGAACCTGCTCGGCAAGATGAGTAACTTCGGCAAAAGTGCTCAGGAGATTGTTTCAAAAGTGGAGACGGCCATGAAAACCGCCATTCTTCGCCAGAGCAACCTGTTTGAATCGCTTGGCTTGCGCTATTTCGGCCCGATTGATGGCAACGATATCAGCCATCTCACCGAAGTATTGAAAGACCTTAAAAACATCCCGGGTCCAAAGCTGCTGCATTGCCTTACCGTAAAAGGAAAAGGCTACGGACCGGCTGAAAAGGACCAAACGAAATGGCATGCTCCCGGCGTTTTCGACAAAATCACGGGGGAGATCAAGAAAAAAGTTTACGACACGCCTCAGGCGCCCAAATACCAGGATGTCTTCGGCCATACCATTGTAGAACTGGCGAAAGCAAATCCCAAAATTGTCGGTATCACGCCTGCCATGCCGTCCGGCTCGTCACTAAACATCATGATGGAAGCCGTTCCTGAAAGGGCTTTCGACGTCGGCATCGCCGAACAGCACGCTGTTACTTTCTCGGCGGGCATGGCTACACGCGGCGAAGTGGTCTATTGTAACATTTATTCCACTTTCATGCAGCGCGCGTACGATCAGGTCGTGCACGACGTATGCATTCAGGAACTGCCAGTAATATTCTGTCTCGACAGGGCAGGCCTCGTAGGCGCCGATGGCCCGACACACCATGGCTTGTATGACATTGCTTACATGCGTTGTATTCCAAATATGGTGGTCGCCTCGCCGATGAACGAGCAGGAACTACGGAACATGATGTACACCGCCCAGCTGGAATCGTTTCAGTCAGGCAAAAACGCATTCACCATCCGCTATCCAAGAGGCAATGGAGTAATGCCGGATTGGAAAACACCATTCGAAGAAATTCAGATTGGAAAAGGCCGCAAAGTCCGGAGTGGCAGCGACCTTGCCATCCTATCTCTCGGCCCGCTTGGAAACTTCGCGTTGCAGGCTTGTGAAGACTTAGAGAAACAAGGCATTAGCGCTTCACTTTATGATATGCGTTTTGCAAAGCCATTAGATGAGGCTCTGCTGCACGAAATCTTCTCATCCTATGAGAGAGTCATCACACTGGAAGATGGCTGCGTGCAAGGCGGATTTGGCAGCGCAGTGGTCGAGTTCATGGCTGACAATGGATACAGCAGCGCAATCAAACGTCTCGGCATCGCAGATACAATCATCGAACACGGCGAACCAGCCGAATTGTATCACGAATGCGGAATAGATACAAAAGGGATTGTATCGGCTTCGGTAGAAGTGATGCAACGCCGTTCCCGTGTCGCCTCTTTAATGCATTAG
- a CDS encoding rhomboid family intramembrane serine protease: protein MSNIVDDVKREFAKSENALVKIILVNTAVFLILLLMKIVLTLSQSSNVYALVINMLQLPAATQEFIYKPWTLITYFFTHDDIFHILFNMLFLYWFGKLVDEYLGAKRVIALYLLGGIAGGLIYIVLYNLLPYFQAHIEGSRMLGASAAAFSVAVGASTLLPNYTFNLIFLGPVRIKFIALFYIILSLAQTVGPNAGGNLAHLGGAFTGYVFIKLLQNGTDLGKPIYGLLSVWSRIFRKRPSMQVTYRERQVYRSTSVYSSSSSGTIEMPDQMEIDSILDKISKSGYESLTREEKQKLFKASQQK, encoded by the coding sequence ATGAGCAATATTGTTGACGACGTTAAGCGGGAATTCGCGAAATCCGAGAACGCACTTGTTAAGATTATCCTGGTAAATACAGCGGTGTTCCTGATCCTGCTGCTCATGAAGATTGTGCTTACCCTATCGCAGTCCTCGAACGTATATGCATTGGTGATCAATATGTTACAGCTTCCTGCTGCCACGCAGGAGTTCATTTACAAGCCCTGGACGCTGATCACCTACTTTTTCACACACGACGACATCTTCCACATTCTGTTCAACATGCTCTTTCTGTACTGGTTCGGGAAACTGGTAGATGAGTATCTGGGTGCCAAAAGAGTAATAGCACTCTATCTGCTTGGCGGGATCGCCGGCGGGCTGATTTACATTGTATTATATAACTTACTGCCTTATTTTCAGGCACATATAGAAGGGTCTCGCATGCTGGGGGCATCGGCGGCGGCATTTTCGGTGGCGGTAGGCGCGTCCACATTGTTGCCGAATTATACTTTTAACCTGATTTTTCTGGGTCCTGTCCGCATCAAGTTCATCGCGCTTTTTTACATTATCCTTTCATTGGCCCAAACCGTCGGCCCGAATGCCGGGGGTAACCTGGCGCATTTGGGCGGCGCATTCACCGGTTATGTTTTCATCAAACTGCTGCAAAACGGGACAGATCTGGGTAAGCCGATCTACGGGTTGCTGTCGGTATGGTCGCGTATTTTCCGCAAACGTCCGTCCATGCAGGTAACCTACCGCGAACGGCAGGTATACCGCAGCACGAGCGTGTATTCATCGTCATCATCCGGCACGATCGAAATGCCTGATCAGATGGAGATCGATTCGATCCTCGATAAGATTTCCAAATCGGGCTACGAAAGCCTGACCCGGGAAGAAAAGCAGAAGCTGTTCAAGGCGAGCCAGCAAAAATAA
- a CDS encoding rhomboid family intramembrane serine protease, producing the protein MLAITPTVRNLLILNILFYFIDSSVFSLKGQFALMPVMSPEFHIFQFVSYMFLHGGIGHLFSNMFGLIMFGPLLERVWGPKRFLIFYFVTGIGAGMLFSGIGLYENWQVAQAVELFTQNPTPDGLADFLSKHAEPLYEPNLGFLNSFEGNPTNSVYIQQSIKLVQGYYAWSISIPMVGASGAIFGILMAFGLLFPNTELFLLFVPFPIKAKYFVAFYGLFELYSGIQNAQSDNVAHFAHVGGMLFAYILLRYWGTQKSNFY; encoded by the coding sequence ATGTTAGCCATAACCCCTACGGTAAGGAATTTGCTGATTCTGAATATACTTTTCTACTTCATAGATTCTTCCGTTTTCAGTCTGAAAGGGCAATTCGCGCTTATGCCGGTGATGTCGCCCGAGTTCCATATTTTCCAGTTTGTAAGCTACATGTTCCTGCATGGCGGCATCGGACACCTTTTTAGCAACATGTTCGGTCTGATCATGTTCGGGCCGCTGCTCGAAAGGGTCTGGGGGCCAAAACGCTTCCTGATATTCTACTTTGTGACCGGTATCGGCGCGGGGATGCTTTTCTCCGGCATAGGGCTATATGAAAACTGGCAGGTAGCACAGGCTGTTGAGTTATTTACCCAAAATCCGACGCCCGACGGCCTGGCCGACTTCCTGAGCAAACATGCCGAACCACTTTATGAACCGAACCTCGGATTTTTAAATTCTTTCGAAGGAAATCCAACCAATTCCGTGTATATTCAACAGAGTATTAAGCTGGTACAAGGATATTACGCCTGGTCTATCAGCATACCTATGGTCGGGGCCTCGGGAGCGATTTTCGGGATTCTGATGGCGTTTGGTTTGTTATTTCCGAATACGGAGTTGTTTCTCCTGTTCGTACCGTTCCCGATCAAAGCAAAATATTTCGTTGCTTTTTACGGGCTTTTCGAATTGTATTCGGGGATACAAAATGCTCAGTCCGATAATGTTGCCCACTTCGCGCACGTTGGAGGAATGCTATTTGCATATATATTGTTGCGTTACTGGGGTACGCAAAAGTCAAATTTCTATTAG
- the mutL gene encoding DNA mismatch repair endonuclease MutL gives MPSSDIIQLLPDSIANQIAAGEVVQRPASVVKELMENAIDAKATNVQVILREAGRTLIQVIDNGTGMSETDARMSFERHATSKIRQSEDLFRIRTMGFRGEALASIAAVAQVEMRTRQESDELGTLIRIDGSEIKTQEPVACPKGTNFSIRNLFFNVPARRNFLKSNSVEMRHVLDEFQRVALAHPEVGFTLHHNDTEVFNLQPVKLVRRIIDIYGKSYREQLAYCQEDTSYIKVRGYIGKPEFARKTRGEQFFFVNDRFIKHNYMHHAVISAFDGTIPEGSHPFYVLFIDIDPSHIDINIHPTKTEIKFDDERSVYAIIMAAVKKAVGVYNLSQSIDFEENINFLNPTTPTDPSPNLIPRTVMPDWAAQPRKSEGNASKSNLTNWSKLFEGLQNTDDRHRELAAFEMNAPSASRPVYQEQAKTVASKVNRMASEVVAAPEADALLFQLHNRYILSQVKDGIMLIDQKAAYERILYERYRKMLINRNGACQQLLFPKTIRLTHSDMQLVHETKKEIRSLGFEFDEFGTNELIIRGIPADLPEESEQDLFEELIEQLKQSYSDLKLNKPESLSRSLAKRFSVRYAVKLSHMEIHTLMNQLFSSSDPNRTPGGDPIIVLLTMDKLANIFRN, from the coding sequence ATGCCTTCATCCGACATCATACAGCTATTACCCGATTCCATAGCCAACCAAATCGCCGCAGGGGAGGTCGTTCAGAGACCCGCCTCGGTCGTGAAGGAGCTGATGGAAAATGCGATTGATGCGAAGGCAACGAACGTCCAGGTGATCCTGCGCGAAGCCGGCCGGACCCTCATCCAGGTGATCGACAACGGTACCGGAATGTCGGAAACAGACGCGCGGATGAGCTTCGAACGGCATGCTACCTCCAAAATCAGGCAGTCGGAAGACCTGTTCAGGATCAGGACAATGGGCTTTCGCGGCGAAGCGCTGGCGTCCATCGCGGCGGTGGCGCAGGTGGAAATGCGCACGCGCCAGGAGTCGGACGAGCTGGGCACGCTCATCCGCATTGACGGCTCGGAAATCAAAACCCAGGAGCCGGTAGCCTGCCCAAAAGGCACAAACTTTTCCATTCGCAACCTGTTTTTCAATGTGCCTGCCCGAAGAAACTTCCTAAAATCGAATTCGGTCGAAATGCGGCATGTGCTCGACGAGTTCCAGCGCGTGGCATTGGCGCATCCGGAGGTTGGTTTTACGCTGCATCATAACGATACGGAGGTCTTCAACCTACAACCGGTGAAGCTGGTCCGGCGGATCATCGATATTTACGGCAAAAGCTACCGCGAGCAGCTGGCCTATTGCCAGGAAGATACTTCGTACATTAAAGTGCGTGGATACATCGGCAAGCCCGAATTTGCCCGCAAAACCCGGGGCGAGCAGTTCTTTTTCGTAAACGACCGGTTTATCAAGCACAACTACATGCACCACGCGGTGATCAGCGCTTTCGACGGGACCATTCCCGAAGGCAGTCATCCGTTTTATGTGTTGTTCATTGATATCGACCCATCACACATTGATATCAACATTCACCCCACTAAAACGGAGATCAAGTTCGACGACGAGCGATCGGTTTATGCCATCATCATGGCGGCGGTGAAGAAGGCCGTGGGCGTTTATAATCTATCGCAGTCCATTGATTTTGAGGAAAACATCAATTTCCTGAACCCCACCACACCAACCGACCCCAGCCCGAACCTTATCCCGCGCACCGTCATGCCCGACTGGGCCGCACAACCGCGCAAAAGTGAAGGCAATGCTTCCAAATCCAACCTGACGAATTGGAGCAAGCTTTTCGAAGGGCTGCAAAATACGGACGACCGGCACCGCGAACTTGCTGCTTTTGAAATGAATGCACCTTCCGCATCGCGGCCGGTGTACCAGGAGCAGGCGAAAACCGTGGCCAGCAAGGTAAACAGGATGGCCTCAGAAGTGGTAGCTGCACCGGAAGCGGACGCATTGTTGTTCCAGCTTCACAACCGCTACATTTTGTCGCAGGTAAAAGACGGGATCATGCTCATCGACCAGAAGGCGGCCTACGAACGCATTCTATACGAAAGATATCGTAAGATGCTTATTAACCGCAACGGCGCCTGCCAGCAGCTGCTTTTCCCGAAAACGATCCGCCTCACGCATTCGGACATGCAGCTCGTGCATGAAACGAAAAAGGAGATTCGGAGTCTGGGATTTGAGTTCGACGAATTTGGAACCAATGAATTGATCATTCGGGGCATTCCGGCCGATTTGCCGGAAGAAAGCGAGCAGGATTTGTTCGAAGAGCTGATCGAGCAACTCAAACAGAGTTATTCCGACCTTAAACTGAACAAGCCGGAAAGCCTGTCACGGTCGCTGGCAAAGCGTTTTTCGGTTCGTTATGCGGTGAAACTGTCGCACATGGAAATACACACGCTCATGAACCAGTTGTTTTCATCATCGGACCCGAACCGGACGCCCGGTGGAGACCCGATTATCGTTTTGCTGACCATGGATAAGCTGGCCAATATCTTCAGGAATTAA
- the nagB gene encoding glucosamine-6-phosphate deaminase, which translates to MQASSNGKGTTGTIGQPITYEKIPTQIFADSKEASYAVAKEISDLIRQKQKEGKPCVLGLATGSSPKTVYAILVRMHREEGLSFKNVISFNLDEYYQMEPDSIYSYHRFMKEQLFDHVDIPKENYFLPDGTVPAALLRDYCASYENKINAVGGLDFQLLGIGGNGHIGFNEPGSLINSHTRLITLDHSTRAAASMEFGGLHNVPRKAITLGVAPILNARRVVLLAWGERKAQVIKGAVEGPVTELNPASYLQAHADVSFVVDESAASELTRIKTPWAVDSVIWDNKMIKKAVTHLSQTLKKPILKLTDKDYNDNGMSDLLAQYGAGYEININVFNQLQHTITGWPGGKPNADDTHRPERAQPAKKRVLIFSPHPDDDIISMGGTFQRLVDQGHEVHVAYQTSGNIAVADDEALRFIDFVVDFNTGFDIESPNANKLFLDAKEFLRHTKNSEIDSPEVRKVKGLIRRGEAKATCRFVGIPTSQAHFLDMPFYETGTVQKKPIGEEDIKIIENLIEEVKPHQIYAAGDFADPHGTHKVCWDAIEAALQRSKHKNFMKDCWVWLYRGAWAEWDIYEIEMAVPMSPDQVLKKRQGIFKHQSQKDGVVFQGEDSREFWQRAEERNRGTAQLYDSLGLAEYEAMEAFVRWKF; encoded by the coding sequence ATGCAAGCTTCCAGCAATGGAAAAGGCACCACCGGCACCATAGGGCAACCCATTACCTATGAAAAAATCCCGACGCAGATTTTTGCCGATTCGAAAGAGGCGTCCTATGCGGTTGCAAAAGAGATCTCGGACCTGATCCGTCAGAAACAAAAGGAAGGTAAGCCTTGCGTTCTGGGACTTGCTACGGGTTCTTCGCCAAAGACCGTCTACGCGATCCTGGTGCGCATGCACCGTGAAGAAGGTTTGAGTTTTAAAAATGTGATTTCTTTCAACCTGGATGAGTACTACCAAATGGAGCCTGATTCCATTTACAGCTACCACCGGTTTATGAAAGAGCAACTGTTCGACCACGTCGACATTCCGAAAGAAAACTATTTCCTGCCGGATGGCACCGTACCTGCGGCATTGCTCCGTGATTACTGTGCTTCGTACGAAAATAAAATCAATGCGGTAGGCGGACTGGATTTCCAGCTGCTCGGTATCGGGGGTAACGGCCACATCGGTTTCAACGAACCGGGCTCGCTCATCAACTCACATACCCGCCTCATCACCCTCGACCATTCTACGCGCGCTGCGGCCAGCATGGAATTCGGTGGCTTGCACAATGTACCGCGCAAGGCAATCACATTGGGTGTGGCGCCTATCCTGAATGCACGCCGGGTGGTGTTGCTGGCCTGGGGTGAAAGAAAAGCGCAGGTAATCAAAGGTGCCGTAGAAGGTCCTGTAACCGAGCTGAACCCCGCTTCCTACCTGCAAGCGCATGCCGACGTGAGCTTTGTCGTAGATGAAAGTGCTGCTTCCGAACTGACTCGCATTAAGACGCCTTGGGCGGTGGATTCGGTGATTTGGGATAATAAAATGATCAAGAAAGCGGTAACGCATTTGTCGCAAACCTTGAAAAAACCCATACTGAAACTGACCGACAAGGACTACAACGACAATGGTATGAGTGACTTGCTGGCACAATATGGTGCTGGTTATGAGATTAATATAAATGTATTTAACCAATTGCAGCATACCATCACCGGCTGGCCGGGTGGTAAGCCTAATGCGGACGATACGCACCGTCCGGAGCGTGCACAGCCCGCGAAAAAACGCGTGTTGATTTTCAGCCCGCACCCGGATGACGATATTATTTCAATGGGCGGTACATTCCAGCGCCTCGTCGATCAGGGTCATGAAGTGCATGTGGCCTACCAGACTTCGGGTAACATCGCCGTAGCCGACGATGAAGCATTGCGTTTCATTGATTTTGTAGTCGACTTCAACACTGGCTTCGACATCGAGAGCCCGAATGCGAATAAGCTCTTCCTGGATGCAAAGGAATTTTTGAGACATACCAAAAACAGCGAGATCGATAGCCCCGAGGTTCGTAAGGTGAAAGGCCTGATCCGCCGTGGTGAAGCGAAAGCTACCTGCCGTTTTGTGGGCATTCCTACCAGCCAGGCGCATTTCCTCGACATGCCGTTCTACGAAACCGGCACAGTCCAGAAAAAACCGATCGGCGAAGAAGATATCAAAATCATCGAAAACCTGATCGAGGAGGTCAAGCCGCACCAGATCTACGCCGCCGGCGACTTTGCCGATCCGCACGGAACGCACAAAGTGTGCTGGGACGCGATCGAAGCCGCATTGCAGCGTTCGAAACATAAGAATTTCATGAAAGACTGCTGGGTGTGGTTGTACCGCGGCGCGTGGGCTGAGTGGGATATTTATGAAATCGAAATGGCGGTGCCGATGAGCCCTGACCAGGTGCTGAAAAAACGCCAGGGAATTTTCAAACACCAGTCGCAGAAAGACGGTGTGGTGTTCCAGGGAGAAGATTCCCGCGAGTTCTGGCAACGTGCGGAGGAGCGCAACCGCGGCACCGCGCAACTCTACGATTCCCTCGGCCTGGCCGAGTACGAAGCGATGGAAGCATTTGTACGCTGGAAGTTCTAA
- the glyA gene encoding serine hydroxymethyltransferase gives MSTLTSVERDTAIFDLINREKHRQESGIELIASENFTSRQVMEASGSVLTNKYAEGLPGKRYYGGCEVVDEIEQIAIDRLKELFGATWANVQPHSGAQANTAVFLACLNPGDKIMGFNLAHGGHLTHGSPVNISGKYFQPVFYGVEAETGLIDWDKVEETALKERPKLLICGASAYSRDWDYERLRAVADKIGALLMADISHPAGLIAKGLLKDPFDHCHIVTTTTHKTLRGPRGGVIMMRNDFENPFGIKTPKGALRTMSSLLDSGVFPGTQGGPLEHIIAAKAVAFGEALSEGYYNYATQVAKNAQAMAKAFVDKGYRIISGGTDNHLMLIDLRTKNGVESGLTGKLAENTLIKADITINKNMVPFDDKSPMVTSGMRVGTAAMTTRGLVEADMERIVDLVDTVLVNNDNDAKIAAVKTEVNEWMKQYPLY, from the coding sequence ATGTCTACACTCACCAGCGTTGAACGCGACACCGCCATTTTTGATCTGATCAACAGAGAAAAACATCGCCAGGAGTCTGGTATCGAACTGATCGCTTCTGAAAACTTCACATCGCGCCAGGTTATGGAAGCGTCAGGGAGTGTATTGACCAACAAATATGCAGAAGGCCTTCCGGGCAAGCGTTACTATGGAGGCTGCGAGGTGGTTGATGAAATCGAGCAGATCGCGATCGACCGTTTGAAAGAACTTTTCGGTGCTACCTGGGCTAACGTACAGCCACACTCGGGTGCACAAGCTAATACAGCCGTTTTCCTGGCTTGTTTGAATCCCGGAGATAAGATCATGGGTTTCAACCTCGCGCACGGCGGTCACCTTACCCACGGTTCACCGGTGAACATTTCAGGTAAATATTTCCAGCCTGTATTTTATGGTGTAGAAGCGGAAACCGGTCTGATCGACTGGGATAAAGTGGAGGAAACTGCATTGAAGGAGCGTCCGAAGCTTTTGATCTGCGGCGCATCTGCGTATAGCCGTGACTGGGATTACGAGCGCCTGCGCGCCGTAGCCGACAAAATCGGTGCATTGCTGATGGCCGATATCTCTCACCCGGCCGGTTTGATCGCGAAAGGTCTTTTGAAAGATCCGTTCGACCACTGCCACATTGTGACTACCACCACACACAAAACATTGCGCGGCCCACGCGGCGGTGTGATCATGATGCGCAACGACTTCGAAAACCCGTTCGGTATTAAAACCCCGAAAGGCGCGCTGCGTACCATGTCTTCATTGCTTGACTCGGGCGTGTTCCCGGGCACACAAGGCGGACCGTTGGAGCACATAATCGCTGCCAAAGCCGTTGCATTCGGTGAAGCATTGAGCGAAGGATATTACAACTATGCGACCCAGGTTGCGAAGAACGCACAGGCAATGGCTAAGGCGTTCGTGGACAAAGGTTACCGCATAATCTCGGGCGGAACCGACAACCACCTGATGCTGATCGACCTGCGCACTAAAAATGGTGTGGAATCAGGCCTGACCGGTAAACTGGCTGAAAATACATTGATCAAAGCGGACATTACCATCAACAAAAACATGGTACCGTTTGACGACAAATCGCCGATGGTAACCTCGGGTATGCGCGTAGGAACTGCTGCAATGACCACCCGTGGGCTGGTGGAAGCGGATATGGAGCGTATCGTGGACCTGGTTGACACCGTGCTGGTGAACAACGACAACGACGCGAAAATCGCCGCAGTGAAAACAGAAGTGAACGAATGGATGAAACAATATCCATTGTACTAA
- a CDS encoding tetratricopeptide repeat protein yields the protein MSKKNPGEPGIEIIESPEALAGQINKAEVFFLKNRKVVMGIGVAVVVAIAGFAGYRFYIDGQEGTAQNALASVVYDFEADSLQKALNGAGGNEGLLSIADNYKGTDASNLASFYAGVALLKQGKYDEAISRLQSFSSSDLLIHARAQSLIGDAYLEKNQAAEAISYYKKAADYEKNEYFTPVYLMKLALAQEKANQPADAVATYKRVVDEFPLSSEVVNAKKYMGLLEGQVGK from the coding sequence ATGAGCAAGAAAAATCCGGGCGAACCCGGGATTGAAATCATCGAATCTCCGGAGGCATTAGCGGGTCAGATCAATAAAGCTGAGGTTTTTTTCCTTAAAAACCGCAAGGTTGTGATGGGAATCGGTGTGGCGGTTGTGGTGGCTATTGCTGGTTTCGCGGGTTACCGTTTTTATATTGATGGTCAGGAAGGCACTGCTCAGAATGCCCTTGCGAGTGTCGTTTACGATTTTGAAGCTGATTCACTGCAAAAAGCATTGAACGGAGCCGGCGGAAATGAAGGTCTTCTTTCAATCGCTGATAACTACAAAGGAACCGATGCGAGCAACCTCGCGAGCTTCTATGCGGGTGTGGCTTTGCTGAAACAAGGCAAATATGACGAGGCGATCAGCCGTTTGCAGTCATTCAGTTCTTCGGACCTGCTGATCCACGCGCGTGCCCAGTCGTTGATCGGTGACGCTTATCTGGAAAAAAATCAGGCTGCTGAGGCTATCTCTTACTACAAGAAAGCAGCTGATTATGAGAAGAATGAATATTTTACACCCGTTTATCTGATGAAACTGGCGCTCGCTCAGGAAAAGGCTAACCAGCCTGCTGATGCGGTGGCTACGTATAAACGTGTTGTGGACGAGTTCCCGCTTTCCTCGGAAGTGGTGAATGCCAAGAAATATATGGGATTATTAGAGGGACAGGTCGGCAAATAA
- the ribH gene encoding 6,7-dimethyl-8-ribityllumazine synthase, whose translation MSSADKNLSVFTTEGLPDISNKKFAIVVAEWNSEVTDKLFEGAYQTLITYGALPANIVRGNVPGSFELTLASQWYAQRADIDAVIALGVVIQGETKHNDYINHAVAQGITNVSLKCDKPVIFGVLTPNNMEQALDRAGGVHGNKGDEAAITAIKMIGLKNLILND comes from the coding sequence ATGTCAAGCGCCGATAAAAACCTGAGCGTATTCACCACGGAAGGACTTCCGGATATCAGCAATAAAAAATTCGCGATCGTCGTAGCCGAATGGAACAGCGAAGTGACCGACAAACTCTTCGAAGGCGCTTACCAAACGCTGATCACCTACGGGGCGCTCCCTGCGAATATCGTCAGAGGTAATGTGCCGGGTAGCTTCGAGCTTACCCTAGCCTCGCAATGGTACGCCCAACGTGCCGATATCGATGCGGTGATCGCACTAGGCGTGGTAATCCAGGGCGAAACGAAGCACAACGATTACATCAACCACGCAGTAGCACAAGGCATTACCAACGTAAGCCTGAAATGCGATAAGCCAGTAATCTTCGGCGTACTGACTCCCAACAACATGGAGCAGGCACTGGATCGCGCAGGCGGCGTCCACGGCAACAAAGGCGACGAGGCGGCCATTACGGCGATTAAGATGATCGGGCTTAAAAATTTAATTTTGAATGATTGA